One window from the genome of Andrena cerasifolii isolate SP2316 chromosome 3, iyAndCera1_principal, whole genome shotgun sequence encodes:
- the Kdsr gene encoding 3-ketodihydrosphingosine reductase has translation MTTTMLDIILTIVALLVTILFARYYFWRRRIRNVNNKHVVVTGGSSGIGKCVAIIAAKYGAHVTIIARDLQKLEIARNEIIHACKNKDVQRVEYLSLDVGGDYKTVEKALSDVEKTMGPIYMLVNCAGTAICGKIEDTSVADLKKMININFLGSYYCTKAVVQRMKASQEGIIVLTSSQAALLGIFGYSAYCSTKFALRGLAESIAMELAPYNISVTLSLPPDTDTPGFAIEELSKPLETKLISETSALVRPEAVANKLFKDALAGKFFSTVGMEGFMLTVLCAGMSPFSSIAELVVQSALVGLFRLVSACYLVHFQRIIRNCIKTRDKNKKSE, from the exons ATGACAACTACAATGCTTGACATAATATTAACAATCGTTGCCTTATTAGTTACTATTCTGTTTGCGAGATACTACTTTTGGCGAAGGCGTATCAGGAACGTTAATAACAAGCACGTTGTT GTAACTGGTGGTTCCAGCGGTATAGGCAAATGCGTAGCAATCATCGCTGCTAAGTATGGAGCCCACGTGACGATAATCGCAAGAGATCTTCAGAAGTTAGAAATAGCGAGGAATGAAATAATTCATGCTTGCAAAAATAAGGACGTCCAAAGAGTTGAATATTTATCTTTAGACGTGGGTGGAGATTATAAGACGGTGGAGAAAGCATTGAGCGATGTAGAGAAAACTATGGGTCCAATATACATGCTAGTGAACTGCGCCGGTACTGCAATTTGCGGTAAAATTGAGGATACCTCTGTGGCAGATTTAAAGAAGATGATCAATATCAATTTCCTGGGATCATATTACTGTACCAAAGCTGTTGTCCAAAGAATGAAAGCTTCTCAGGAAGGAATTATTGTCTTAACTTCTTCTCAAGCTGCGCTATTAG GTATATTTGGCTATTCAGCTTACTGTAGTACAAAGTTTGCCCTCCGTGGCTTGGCGGAGAGTATAGCCATGGAGCTTGCACCGTACAATATTTCCGTGACTCTCAGTCTACCTCCAGACACGGATACCCCGGGCTTCGCCATCGAAGAGTTGTCGAAGCCTCTCGAGACGAAGCTCATATCCGAGACCAGCGCTTTGGTCCGCCCTGAAGCGGTGGCCAACAAACTTTTCAAGGATGCATTG GCTGGAAAATTCTTCTCCACCGTCGGAATGGAAGGTTTCATGCTGACTGTTCTATGCGCTGGTATGTCGCCGTTCAGTTCAATCGCGGAATTAGTTGTACAGTCTGCGCTGGTCGGTCTCTTCCGGCTTGTAAGTGCCTGCTACCTCGTCCATTTCCAGAGGATCATTCGGAATTGTATAAAGACCCGCGACAAAAACAAGAAGTCCGAGTAG
- the LOC143366595 gene encoding neurotrimin, whose translation MRRSSYVNYYVLCLVCWILLGITGVSTRSHSLVKRFDGIYTGPYFDSNTPTNITAQLGSHAYLPCKVRQLGNKSVSWVRRRDSHILSVDRTMFIPDERFQALFVDAVDTWTLQVKYVQARDEGEYECQISTDPKKSHIIKLNIVVPKIEIIGDRDMYVKTGSTVAIRCVIKQSLEGPFYVFWYHEGDRVLDYQLGKIDIQTKRIDHDTVSSLVIHNAKREDSGNYTCSPSSLDSASVQLHVLNGEHPAAIQRGISSAPGGCPTLWWLAGVVTLYSSHGSRLFVHVLLILMVLYSKNPSYFAPER comes from the exons ATGAGGAGATCCTCTTACGTGAACTACTACGTCTTGTGCCTCGTGTGCTGGATTCTCCTAGGCATCACCG GGGTGAGCACAAGATCCCATTCGCTGGTGAAGAGGTTCGACGGGATTTACACGGGACCGTATTTCGATTCCAACACCCCCACGAACATCACGGCTCAGCTTGGAAGTCATGCTTACTTGCCGTGCAAAGTGCGGCAGCTTGGTAATAAATCG GTGTCGTGGGTCAGAAGAAGGGACTCGCATATCCTCTCGGTAGATAGAACCATGTTTATCCCGGACGAAAGGTTCCAGGCGCTTTTCGTGGACGCGGTGGACACCTGGACGCTTCAGGTTAAGTACGTCCAAGCACGCGACGAAGGCGAGTACGAGTGCCAAATCTCGACCGATCCGAAGAAAAGTCACATCATCAAGCTCAACATCGTCG TGCCAAAGATCGAGATCATAGGCGATCGTGACATGTACGTGAAGACTGGAAGCACAGTGGCCATCCGGTGTGTAATCAAGCAATCCCTAGAAGGCCCGTTCTACGTCTTCTGGTATCACGAGGGCGACCGTGTTCTGGACTACCAGCTGGGGAAAATTGACATCCAGACGAAGAGGATCGATCACGACACGGTCAGCAGCCTGGTCATTCACAACGCGAAGCGAGAGGACTCGGGTAATTACACCTGCAGCCCGAGCAGCTTGGACAGCGCGAGCGTGCAGCTTCACGTGTTGAATG GTGAGCATCCTGCTGCGATTCAAAGGGGGATCAGCTCGGCGCCGGGTGGCTGTCCGACGCTGTGGTGGCTGGCGGGCGTCGTGACGCTGTACTCGAGCCACGGAAGCCGGCTGTTCGTCCACGTCCTTCTGATTCTCATGGTCCTTTACTCGAAGAACCCATCTTACTTCGCGCCGGAGCGATAA